One genomic segment of Phyllopteryx taeniolatus isolate TA_2022b chromosome 12, UOR_Ptae_1.2, whole genome shotgun sequence includes these proteins:
- the LOC133486570 gene encoding acetylcholine receptor subunit alpha, translating to MIVLSLIFHLTILTAATWASNDETRLVKTLFTGYNKVVRPVSHFKDPVVVTVGLQLIQLISVDEVNQIVSSNVRLKQQWKDVNLQWNPEDYGGIRKIRIPSTDIWRPDLVLYNNADGDFAIVHETKVLLEHTGLITWNPPAIFKSYCEIIVLHFPFDLQNCSMKLGTWTYDGNLVVVNPDSDRPDLSNFMESGEWVMKDFRSWKHWVYYACCPDTPYLDITYHFLMLRLPLYFIVNVIIPCMLFSFLTGLVFYLPTDSGEKMTLSISVLLSLTVFLLVIVELIPSTSSAVPLIGKYMLFTMVFVIASIIITVIVINTHHRSPSTHTMPEWVRKLFIETIPNIMFFSTMKRPGKEKPVKNIYGGDFDISDISGNQASAVPYQSPITKNPDVRSAIEGVKYIAETMKSDEESNNAAEEWKFVAMVLDHILLCVFMAVCLIGTLGVFAGRLIELSML from the exons ATGATTGTGCTATCCCTCATTTTTCACCTAACCATCCTGACAG CTGCCACCTGGGCTTCCAATGATGAAACCCGCCTGGTCAAAACCCTCTTCACTGGTTACAACAAGGTGGTCCGGCCCGTCAGTCACTTCAAGGACCCGGTAGTTGTCACTGTGGGCCTGCAGCTCATCCAGCTTATCAGTGTG GACGAAGTCAACCAGATTGTCAGCAGCAACGTGCGACTCAAACAG CAATGGAAAGATGTCAACTTGCAGTGGAACCCGGAGGATTATGGCGGGATCAGAAAGATCAGAATTCCCTCCACTGACATTTGGCGGCCCGATCTGGTACTCTACAACAA CGCCGATGGTGACTTTGCTATTGTGCATGAGACCAAAGTGCTGCTGGAGCACACGGGACTGATCACGTGGAACCCTCCTGCCATCTTCAAGAGCTATTGTGAGATCATTGTGCTGCACTTCCCCTTTGACCTGCAGAACTGCAGTATGAAACTGGGCACCTGGACCTACGATGGGAACTTGGTCGTCGTCAATCCT GACAGCGATCGTCCCGACTTGAGTAACTTCATGGAGAGTGGAGAGTGGGTGATGAAAGACTTCCGCAGCTGGAAACATTGGGTGTACTACGCCTGCTGCCCAGACACCCCCTACCTGGACATCACCTACCACTTCCTCATGCTGCGCCTCCCCCTCTACTTCATCGTCAACGTCATCATCCCGTGCATGCTCTTCTCCTTCCTGACAGGGCTGGTCTTCTATCTGCCCACAGACTCTG GTGAGAAGATGACCCTGAGCATCTCCGTCCTCCTCTCTCTGACCGTCTTCCTGCTGGTCATCGTGGAGTTGATCCCGTCCACCTCCAGCGCGGTCCCGCTCATTGGGAAGTACATGCTCTTCACCATGGTCTTCGTGATCGCCTCCATCATCATTACCGTCATTGTCATCAACACTCACCACCGATCCCCGAGCACCCACACCATGCCCGAATGGGTTCGAAAG CTTTTTATCGAAACCATCCCGAACATTATGTTCTTCTCAACGATGAAGCGTCCCGGAAAGGAAAAGCCAGTGAAGAACATCTACGGCGGCGACTTTGACATCTCAGACATCTCTGGCAACCAGGCTTCTGCTGTGCCCTACCAATCACCCATAACCAAAAACCCAGACGTCCGCAGTGCCATCGAGGGAGTTAAGTACATCGCGGAGACGATGAAATCGGATGAAGAATCAAACAAC GCTGCTGAGGAGTGGAAGTTTGTGGCCATGGTGTTGGATCACATCCTGTTGTGCGTCTTCATGGCTGTGTGTCTCATCGGCACGTTAGGCGTGTTTGCTGGACGTCTCATTGAGCTGAGTATGCTCTAG
- the chn1 gene encoding N-chimaerin, which produces MPSKEPYEAHKEDKSLVQRAKQEANQEEILAATLGMRMGPEKPSATFWQPLKLFAYSQLTSLVRRASLKETDRTPISEKVHNFKVHTFRGPHWCEHCASFMWGLMAQGVKCADCGVNVHKQCLPLVPNNCKPSLRHIRKVYSCDLTTLVSAHNTARPMVVDMCIREIESRGLKSEGLYRISGFSDSVEEVKTAFDKAGEKTDISVKAYEDINIITGALKLYLRDLPVPVIAYNAYPRFIEAAKLTDQDKKLEAFGEALAMLPSSHNETLKYLMAHLKRVTQNEKYNLMNAENLAIVFGPTLMRTPDLDAMTALNDIRYQRQVVEVLIKNVDTLF; this is translated from the exons ATGCCGTCTAAAGAGCCCTATGAGGCTCACAAGGAGGACAAGTCCCTGGTGCAAAGGGCCAAACAAGAGGCCAATCAGGAAGAGATTTTGGCAGCCACTCTGGGGATGAGGATGGGGCCCGAGAAACCTTCAGCCACCTTCTGGCAGCCACTTAAACTCTTCGCCTATTCACAGCTCACTTCTCTTGTCCGTAGAGCCTCGCTGAAGGAAACTGACCGCACGCCAATATCGGAGAAAGTCCATAACTTTAAG GTCCATACCTTCCGCGGGCCTCACTGGTGTGAGCACTGTGCCAGCTTCATGTGGGGCCTGATGGCTCAGGGGGTCAAGTGTGcag ACTGCGGCGTGAACGTCCACAAACAATGTTTACCTCTGGTTCCCAACAACTGCAAGCCAAGTCTGAGACACATCCGGAAAGTTTACAGCTGCGACCTCACCACCTTGGTGAGTGCCCACAACACAGCGCGACCCATGGTGGTGGACATGTGCATACGAGAGATTGAGTCAAGAG GACTGAAGTCCGAAGGTCTGTACAGAATATCAGGATTCAGCGATTCCGTGGAAGAAGTCAAGACGGCGTTCGACAAAG CTGGCGAGAAGACGGACATCTCAGTGAAAGCGTACGAAGACATCAACATCATCACGGGCGCTCTGAAGCTCTACCTCCGGGATTTGCCTGTCCCCGTCATCGCGTACAACGCGTACCCCAGGTTCATCGAGGCCGCAA AACTCACGGACCAGGACAAGAAGCTTGAAGCTTTCGGAGAGGCGTTGGCTATGCTGCCCTCGTCACACAATGAAACACTCAAGTATCTCATGGCGCACTTAAAAAG GGTGACCCAAAATGAGAAATACAACCTGATGAACGCCGAGAACCTGGCCATTGTTTTCGGGCCCACTCTAATGCGCACCCCGGATCTTGACGCTATGACCGCCCTCAATGACATCCGCTACCAGAGGCAGGTGGTGGAGGTGCTCATTAAAAATGTAGACACGCTCTTCTGA